A genome region from Mycolicibacterium litorale includes the following:
- a CDS encoding DUF4383 domain-containing protein, whose product MTSSERPAPRGRLRTAALGVGVVFLLVGLLGFIPGVTSNYDQLTFAGHHSEAALLGVFNVSVLHNIVHLLFGVAGIALARTDRTARAYLLGGGAVYAVLFVYGLVIDHHSAANFVPVNDADNWLHLALAVAMIALGLLLGRHRRPGDSAVNAEHPSPGGSPGLIN is encoded by the coding sequence GTGACCTCCTCGGAACGACCCGCTCCGCGCGGACGTCTGCGCACCGCGGCGCTCGGGGTCGGCGTGGTGTTCCTCCTCGTCGGCCTCCTCGGGTTCATCCCCGGGGTCACGTCGAACTACGACCAGCTCACGTTCGCCGGACACCACTCCGAGGCGGCGCTGCTGGGTGTGTTCAACGTGTCGGTGCTGCACAACATCGTGCACCTGCTGTTCGGCGTCGCCGGTATCGCGCTGGCGCGCACCGACAGGACCGCCCGCGCCTACCTGCTCGGCGGTGGGGCGGTGTACGCGGTGCTGTTCGTGTACGGGCTCGTCATCGATCACCACAGCGCCGCGAACTTCGTGCCGGTCAACGACGCCGACAACTGGCTACACCTGGCGCTCGCGGTGGCGATGATCGCGCTGGGGCTGCTGCTCGGACGTCACCGCAGGCCCGGGGACTCGGCCGTCAACGCCGAGCACCCCTCGCCCGGTGGGTCGCCCGGGTTGATCAACTGA
- a CDS encoding molybdopterin-dependent oxidoreductase, translated as MGPERPLRWRSPLRGLWLTSVLGAVLLVTLPIVTVTGLLSYIAYGPQFGQAIPADVGWLKLPTFDWPTDPAWLYRLTQGVHVGLGLILIPVVLAKLWSVIPKLFVWPPATSPAQLLERVSLLMLVGGILFEIVTGVLNIQYDYIFGFSFYTAHYFGAWVFIAGFLVHITLKIPRMRVGLRSMSMRAVLRTDRAGTRPEHPDADGLTPAGPAAPTVSRRGALALVGGGALLMAVLTAGQTLGGVTRQAALLLPRGRSYGDGPNDFQINRTARAAGVTTAATGAAWRLTLRGGPEPVVLDRAALAALPQHTARLPIACVEGWSSTQTWTGVRLRDLAALAGVSAPASALVSSVERRGAFSRARLQANQIGHGDALLALRVNGAELSLDHGFPARVIVPALPGVHNTKWVAAIDFEAG; from the coding sequence ATGGGTCCCGAGCGTCCGCTCCGGTGGCGAAGCCCGCTTCGTGGGTTGTGGCTCACCTCCGTCCTGGGCGCCGTGCTGCTGGTGACGCTGCCGATCGTCACGGTGACCGGTCTGCTGTCCTACATCGCCTACGGCCCGCAGTTCGGTCAGGCCATCCCGGCCGACGTCGGGTGGCTCAAACTGCCGACGTTCGACTGGCCCACCGACCCGGCGTGGCTGTACCGGCTGACCCAGGGCGTGCACGTCGGGCTGGGTCTGATCCTGATCCCCGTGGTGCTGGCCAAGCTCTGGTCGGTGATCCCGAAACTGTTCGTGTGGCCGCCCGCGACGTCGCCGGCCCAACTGCTGGAACGCGTTTCGCTGCTGATGCTCGTCGGCGGCATTCTGTTCGAGATCGTCACCGGCGTGCTGAACATCCAGTACGACTACATCTTCGGTTTCAGCTTCTACACCGCCCACTACTTCGGGGCGTGGGTGTTCATTGCCGGCTTCCTGGTCCACATCACGCTCAAGATCCCGCGGATGCGCGTCGGCCTGCGGTCGATGTCGATGCGCGCGGTGTTGCGCACCGACCGCGCAGGCACCCGGCCCGAACACCCCGACGCCGACGGGTTGACGCCTGCGGGTCCGGCCGCCCCGACGGTCAGCCGCCGCGGCGCGCTGGCGCTCGTCGGCGGCGGTGCGCTGCTGATGGCCGTCCTCACCGCGGGGCAGACCCTCGGCGGGGTCACCCGGCAGGCGGCGCTGCTGCTCCCCCGCGGCCGCTCCTACGGCGACGGCCCCAACGACTTCCAGATCAACCGCACCGCCCGCGCCGCGGGCGTCACCACCGCGGCGACGGGTGCGGCGTGGCGGTTGACGCTGCGCGGCGGCCCAGAACCCGTCGTCCTCGACCGGGCCGCGCTGGCCGCACTGCCCCAGCACACCGCCCGGTTGCCGATCGCGTGCGTCGAGGGATGGTCGAGCACCCAGACGTGGACCGGAGTGCGCCTGCGCGACCTCGCGGCGCTGGCGGGCGTATCCGCACCGGCGTCGGCGCTGGTGTCGTCGGTCGAGCGGCGCGGGGCCTTCAGCCGGGCGAGACTGCAGGCCAACCAGATCGGTCACGGCGACGCGCTGCTGGCGTTGCGCGTCAACGGTGCGGAACTCTCACTCGACCACGGATTCCCGGCCCGGGTGATCGTGCCCGCGCTGCCCGGTGTGCACAACACCAAGTGGGTGGCCGCCATCGACTTCGAGGCCGGCTGA
- a CDS encoding methyltransferase domain-containing protein, whose product MLGNLYDRALDGERCWIRNGDGEVRTLPVRSWLGGRHADRIFDRAIVLLCEGPTIDLGCGPGRLVADLVRRGIPALGVDQSATAVELARRNGAPALRRDVFGVLPGLGRWQTALLADGNIGLGGDPRRVLRRAAELLRSGGRCVAEFDAETQGVQANMVRLESSSTVGPWFSWASVGADCAAALAEEAGLVMTGLHPVGRRVLATLAAP is encoded by the coding sequence ATGCTGGGCAACCTCTACGACCGCGCGCTCGACGGAGAGCGGTGCTGGATCCGCAACGGTGACGGCGAGGTGCGGACCCTTCCGGTGCGCAGCTGGCTCGGCGGGCGGCACGCCGACCGGATCTTCGACCGGGCCATCGTGCTGCTCTGTGAGGGTCCGACCATCGATTTGGGCTGTGGCCCAGGGCGTTTGGTCGCCGACCTCGTCCGCCGCGGGATTCCCGCACTGGGTGTCGACCAGTCCGCGACCGCGGTCGAACTGGCGCGGCGCAACGGGGCGCCTGCGCTGCGCCGCGATGTGTTCGGGGTGCTGCCCGGTCTCGGGCGCTGGCAGACCGCGTTGCTGGCCGACGGCAACATCGGCCTCGGAGGGGACCCGCGCCGCGTATTGCGCCGCGCCGCGGAGCTGCTGCGGTCCGGCGGCCGCTGCGTGGCCGAGTTCGATGCCGAAACCCAAGGGGTGCAGGCGAACATGGTGCGCCTCGAATCGTCCAGCACGGTGGGCCCGTGGTTCAGCTGGGCGTCGGTGGGCGCGGATTGCGCGGCGGCCCTGGCGGAGGAGGCCGGGCTGGTGATGACGGGTCTGCACCCGGTCGGGCGGCGGGTGCTCGCTACCTTGGCGGCGCCGTAG
- a CDS encoding TIGR04282 family arsenosugar biosynthesis glycosyltransferase, with protein sequence MTQLPVTALVVAKAPVPGEAKTRLAATTGPEMAAVIAAAALLDTLDAVLATPVSGRVVALTGDLDQVHSADVLRAKLDEFTVVDQRGDTFGERLANAHADAAAAVGDQPIIQIGMDTPQVTADLLARCAQTLLGADAVLGPASDGGWWLLGVRTATMADCLRNIPTSRSDTGARTRKALQDRGIDVVMVDELADVDTAADVESVRRDCPPGGRFAFATAAAGL encoded by the coding sequence GTGACGCAGTTGCCGGTGACGGCGCTCGTGGTCGCCAAGGCGCCGGTGCCCGGTGAGGCCAAGACGCGGTTGGCGGCGACGACGGGACCGGAGATGGCCGCGGTGATCGCCGCGGCCGCGCTGCTCGACACCCTCGACGCGGTCCTCGCCACCCCGGTCAGTGGCCGCGTCGTCGCGCTGACCGGTGACCTCGACCAGGTGCACAGCGCCGACGTGCTGCGCGCCAAACTCGACGAATTCACCGTCGTCGACCAGCGCGGCGACACGTTCGGCGAACGGCTGGCCAACGCGCACGCCGACGCGGCCGCCGCGGTGGGGGATCAGCCGATCATCCAGATCGGCATGGACACCCCGCAGGTGACCGCCGACCTGCTGGCGCGCTGTGCGCAGACACTGCTGGGCGCCGACGCGGTGTTGGGCCCGGCCAGCGACGGCGGCTGGTGGCTGCTCGGGGTGCGGACGGCCACCATGGCCGACTGCCTGCGGAACATTCCGACGTCGCGCTCCGACACCGGTGCACGGACCCGGAAAGCGCTACAGGACAGGGGGATCGACGTGGTGATGGTCGACGAGCTCGCCGATGTGGACACCGCCGCGGACGTCGAGTCGGTCCGCAGGGACTGTCCACCGGGTGGCCGGTTCGCGTTCGCCACCGCGGCCGCGGGTCTGTGA
- a CDS encoding glycosyltransferase family 2 protein, with the protein MPECPVTVVLPCLDEAVSLPAVLAAVPAGYRPLVVDNNSTDGTAEVARRHGAEVVFEAQPGYGAAVHAGVVAAGTEVVAVLDADGSLDPRELPALVAELDRGAQLAIGRRRAVPGLRWPWHARLGTAAVCWRLRQRHGLPVHDIAPMRVVRRDDLLALGVRDRRSGYPLELLVRAAAAGWRVVERDVTYGPRTGGKSKVSGSVRGSAVAALDFWRVIE; encoded by the coding sequence ATGCCCGAGTGTCCCGTGACGGTGGTACTGCCGTGCCTGGACGAAGCGGTGTCCCTGCCGGCGGTGCTTGCCGCAGTTCCCGCCGGCTACCGGCCCCTGGTGGTGGACAACAACAGCACCGACGGCACCGCGGAGGTGGCCCGCAGGCACGGTGCCGAGGTCGTGTTCGAGGCGCAGCCCGGTTATGGCGCGGCCGTACATGCCGGGGTGGTGGCGGCGGGCACCGAGGTGGTCGCCGTCCTCGACGCCGACGGATCGCTCGATCCGCGCGAATTGCCCGCCCTGGTGGCCGAACTCGACCGGGGCGCGCAGCTGGCGATCGGCCGGCGCCGCGCGGTGCCCGGGCTGCGCTGGCCGTGGCATGCCCGCCTCGGGACCGCCGCGGTGTGCTGGCGGCTGCGGCAGCGGCACGGTCTGCCGGTCCATGACATCGCACCGATGCGGGTGGTCCGCCGCGACGATCTGCTGGCACTCGGGGTTCGGGACCGCCGATCCGGGTATCCACTCGAATTGCTGGTGCGCGCGGCCGCCGCGGGCTGGCGCGTCGTGGAGCGCGACGTCACCTACGGCCCCCGCACCGGCGGGAAGTCGAAGGTCAGCGGCTCGGTGCGCGGCAGCGCGGTGGCCGCGCTGGATTTCTGGCGGGTGATCGAGTGA
- a CDS encoding response regulator transcription factor: MTRVLIADDDTVVRDVVRRYLERDGLEVAIARNGTEALRLLGTERIDVAVLDVMMPGPDGLTLCRTLRQRGDHTVPVILLTALGEEDDRIAGLEAGADDYLTKPFSPRELALRVRSVLRRSPAPVGVMPVDLQVGDLIVSTAARSVTVDGQPVSLTNREFDLLLFFITHADTVFSREELLKQVWRWDFGDLSTVTVHVKRLRSKLGDQHRVQTVWGRGYMWSDAAGAREGQSTGADD; the protein is encoded by the coding sequence GTGACACGGGTGCTGATCGCCGACGACGACACCGTCGTTCGCGATGTCGTGCGCCGATATCTGGAGCGCGACGGCCTCGAAGTCGCGATCGCGCGCAACGGCACCGAGGCTCTGCGACTGCTCGGAACCGAGCGAATCGACGTCGCGGTGCTCGATGTCATGATGCCCGGACCCGACGGGCTGACCCTGTGCCGCACCCTGCGCCAGCGCGGCGACCACACGGTCCCCGTCATCCTGCTCACCGCCCTCGGTGAGGAGGACGACCGCATCGCCGGCCTCGAAGCCGGCGCAGACGACTACCTGACCAAGCCGTTCAGCCCCCGCGAGCTCGCGCTGCGCGTGCGTTCGGTGCTGCGCCGCAGCCCGGCACCGGTCGGCGTGATGCCGGTGGACCTGCAGGTCGGTGACCTCATCGTGTCCACGGCCGCCCGGTCGGTCACCGTCGACGGTCAGCCCGTCAGCCTCACCAACCGCGAATTCGATCTGTTGCTGTTCTTCATCACCCACGCCGACACGGTGTTCAGTCGCGAGGAGTTGCTCAAACAGGTGTGGCGCTGGGATTTCGGCGATCTGTCCACCGTGACCGTGCATGTCAAGCGGTTGCGCTCGAAGCTGGGCGATCAGCACCGGGTGCAGACCGTGTGGGGTCGCGGCTACATGTGGAGCGACGCCGCCGGTGCTCGTGAAGGCCAGAGCACCGGTGCCGACGACTGA
- a CDS encoding sensor histidine kinase, with product MPTTDLWEIGAWALACSIPVVLAGALIIRLARTWSLAVSMVVLVLIPVLATFTGVLGASGFMITQTFEPIAVVLVVVAVVTIPGAVMLGRYQARRTVWEQEIRDSERSAEMSRRQLVAFVSHDLRTPLAGIRAVAEAIADGLVSGDEEVRAHAKHIEQESIRLSEMVDDLFEMSKINAGAVQPAFDRVALDEVVDDVLAAHRIAAERAGVQLRAELPDKPVRVLGSDRALVRVLSNLVANAIAHTPEGGRVQLALGSDEDVAWARVDDTGVGIDEADLPRVFDVAYRGSNDRVPRDDSSLPSGSGLGLAIAAGLVQAHRGTLSAHNLDTGARFEVRLPLAVD from the coding sequence GTGCCGACGACTGACCTCTGGGAGATCGGCGCGTGGGCGCTGGCCTGTTCGATACCGGTGGTGCTGGCCGGTGCGCTGATCATCCGGCTGGCCCGGACGTGGTCGCTGGCGGTCAGCATGGTCGTGCTGGTGCTGATCCCGGTGCTCGCCACGTTCACCGGCGTCCTGGGCGCCAGCGGCTTCATGATCACCCAGACCTTCGAACCGATCGCCGTCGTGCTCGTGGTCGTCGCCGTGGTGACGATCCCCGGTGCGGTGATGCTCGGCCGCTACCAGGCTCGCCGCACGGTGTGGGAGCAGGAGATCCGCGACTCCGAGCGGTCGGCCGAGATGTCGCGGCGGCAGCTCGTCGCGTTCGTCAGCCACGATCTGCGCACGCCGCTGGCCGGGATCCGCGCGGTGGCCGAGGCCATCGCCGACGGGCTGGTCAGCGGTGACGAGGAGGTGCGCGCCCACGCCAAGCACATCGAGCAGGAGTCGATCCGCCTGTCGGAGATGGTCGACGACCTCTTCGAGATGAGCAAGATCAACGCCGGTGCCGTCCAGCCGGCCTTCGACCGGGTCGCGCTCGACGAGGTGGTCGACGACGTGCTGGCCGCCCACCGGATCGCCGCCGAACGCGCCGGTGTGCAGCTGCGCGCCGAACTGCCCGACAAACCCGTGCGGGTGCTGGGCAGCGACCGCGCGCTGGTGCGGGTGCTGTCCAACCTGGTGGCCAACGCGATCGCCCACACCCCCGAGGGCGGCCGCGTGCAGCTCGCGCTGGGCTCCGACGAGGACGTCGCGTGGGCCCGCGTCGACGACACCGGAGTCGGCATCGACGAGGCGGACCTGCCGCGGGTCTTCGACGTCGCCTACCGCGGCTCCAACGACCGTGTGCCGCGCGACGATTCGTCACTGCCCAGCGGTTCCGGGCTGGGGCTCGCGATCGCCGCGGGCCTGGTGCAGGCACACCGCGGCACACTGTCGGCGCACAACCTCGACACCGGCGCCCGCTTCGAAGTACGGCTGCCGCTGGCTGTCGACTGA
- a CDS encoding NAD(P)H-dependent flavin oxidoreductase, translated as MKTAICEQFGIDFPLFAFSHCRDVVAAVTNAGGFGVLGATAYTPEQLDRELSWIDEHVGGKPYGADIIVPAKFEGKGENLSRGQLVDRIPAEYREFVTKLLADHDIELDDTPRLGGSSLSGDTGRELLEVAMSHPIKLIANALGVPPDYMIEAGRERGVPVAALVGAREHAVKQVAAGVDLIVAQGTEAGGHCGEVTTLVLIPEVIEAVESTGAKVPVLAAGGIVTGRQMAATVAMGADGAWTGSVWLTTEEAETAPHTVQKMLAATSRDTVRSAGRTGKPARQLVSDWTQAWAPRGDRSPLPLPLQNMLAEPLLRRIDVLAAQGHPGAQQLSTYFVGQGVGLMNKVKPAREVVREFIEDYLSAAERLSNSLPD; from the coding sequence GTGAAAACCGCGATCTGTGAACAGTTCGGCATCGACTTCCCGCTCTTCGCTTTCAGCCACTGCCGCGACGTCGTCGCCGCGGTGACGAATGCCGGTGGCTTCGGGGTGCTCGGGGCGACCGCCTACACCCCCGAACAGCTGGACCGGGAGCTCAGCTGGATCGACGAGCACGTCGGCGGGAAACCGTACGGCGCCGACATCATCGTGCCCGCCAAGTTCGAGGGCAAGGGTGAGAACCTCTCGCGCGGCCAGCTCGTCGACCGCATCCCCGCCGAGTACCGCGAGTTCGTCACGAAGCTGCTCGCCGACCACGACATCGAACTCGACGACACCCCGCGGCTCGGCGGATCGTCGCTGTCGGGGGACACCGGTCGCGAACTGCTCGAGGTCGCGATGAGCCACCCGATCAAGCTGATCGCCAACGCGCTCGGCGTCCCGCCGGACTACATGATCGAGGCGGGCCGCGAGCGCGGGGTGCCGGTCGCCGCGCTCGTCGGCGCGCGGGAGCACGCCGTCAAACAGGTCGCCGCCGGTGTCGACCTGATCGTCGCCCAGGGCACCGAGGCCGGTGGCCACTGCGGTGAGGTGACGACACTTGTGCTCATCCCCGAGGTGATCGAGGCCGTCGAGTCCACCGGCGCCAAGGTGCCGGTGCTGGCCGCCGGGGGCATCGTGACCGGCAGGCAGATGGCCGCCACGGTGGCGATGGGTGCCGACGGTGCCTGGACCGGTTCGGTGTGGCTGACCACCGAAGAGGCCGAGACCGCGCCGCACACCGTGCAGAAGATGCTGGCCGCGACGTCGCGCGACACCGTGCGCTCGGCGGGGCGCACCGGTAAGCCGGCGCGGCAGTTGGTGTCGGACTGGACGCAGGCGTGGGCGCCGCGCGGGGACCGGTCGCCGCTGCCGTTGCCGCTACAGAACATGCTCGCCGAACCGTTGCTGCGCCGCATCGACGTCCTCGCCGCCCAGGGCCACCCCGGCGCGCAGCAGTTGTCGACGTACTTCGTCGGGCAGGGGGTGGGGCTGATGAACAAGGTGAAACCGGCGCGCGAGGTGGTCCGCGAGTTCATCGAGGACTACCTGTCGGCCGCGGAGCGATTGAGCAACTCGCTGCCGGACTGA
- a CDS encoding alpha/beta hydrolase, whose translation MRRWTRIVVIVVLVATGALALLWTQQRRLIYFPAPGPVPSAAAVWSGARDVVIRTADGVDLGAWFFPAAQRGPAVVVFNGNGGDRSMRAALALALRRMGLSVLLFDYRGYGGNPGRPTEEGLATDARAARDWLAAQREVDPGRLVYFGESLGGAVAVGLAVVHPPAALILRSPFTSLADVGAVHFRWLPVRHLLIDRYPSIDRIADVDAPVLVIAGDRDDIVPTGLSRRLFDAAAEPKEFVLVPGAGHNDRALLDGRQMLDAIEGFLGHTSLPGT comes from the coding sequence GTGCGCCGCTGGACACGCATCGTGGTTATCGTCGTCCTCGTGGCGACCGGGGCGTTGGCGCTGCTGTGGACCCAGCAGCGCCGGTTGATCTACTTCCCGGCGCCGGGTCCCGTCCCGTCGGCGGCGGCCGTGTGGTCCGGCGCCCGTGATGTCGTGATCCGCACCGCCGACGGTGTCGACCTCGGCGCCTGGTTCTTCCCGGCCGCGCAGCGGGGCCCGGCCGTCGTGGTGTTCAACGGCAACGGTGGTGACCGGTCGATGCGCGCGGCGCTCGCGCTGGCGCTGCGCCGGATGGGGCTGTCGGTCCTGCTGTTCGACTACCGCGGCTACGGCGGGAACCCGGGCCGGCCCACCGAGGAAGGTTTGGCCACCGACGCCCGCGCGGCCCGCGACTGGCTGGCCGCGCAACGGGAGGTCGACCCGGGCCGTCTGGTGTACTTCGGCGAATCGCTGGGCGGCGCGGTCGCCGTCGGTCTCGCCGTCGTGCATCCCCCGGCCGCGTTGATCCTGCGGTCACCGTTCACCTCACTGGCCGACGTGGGCGCCGTGCACTTCCGGTGGTTGCCGGTGCGCCACTTGCTGATCGACCGCTATCCGTCGATCGACCGGATCGCCGACGTGGACGCTCCGGTGCTGGTGATCGCGGGCGATCGTGACGACATCGTGCCGACCGGGCTGAGCCGGCGGCTGTTCGACGCCGCGGCCGAACCGAAGGAGTTCGTGCTCGTGCCGGGCGCCGGGCACAACGACCGGGCGCTGCTCGACGGCCGGCAGATGCTCGACGCGATCGAAGGATTCCTCGGGCACACCTCGCTCCCGGGCACCTGA
- a CDS encoding NAD-dependent epimerase/dehydratase family protein — MRVLLTGAAGFIGSRVRAALEAADHDVVAVDVMLPAAHGRGAQAPADTNLVDVRDAAALAPLLDGVDIVCHQAAVVGAGVNAADAPSYGSHNDYGTTVLLAEMFAAGIDKLVLASSMVVYGQGRFDCPDHGPVDPLPRTRADLDAGVFEHRCPACGAQLQWRLVGEDEPLRPRSLYAASKVAQEHYALAWAEATGGSVVALRYHNVYGPHMPRDTPYSGVAAIFRSELENGDVPRVFEDGGQMRDFVHVDDVAAANLAAVESSLPGFEAFNVCSGRPISIIEVATELCEIRGAAPPVVTGQYRSGDVRHIVAAPHRAAERLGFRAAVDPRDGLREFAFAPLRA, encoded by the coding sequence ATGAGGGTGTTGCTGACCGGCGCGGCCGGGTTCATCGGATCCCGGGTGCGCGCGGCACTGGAAGCGGCGGATCACGACGTCGTCGCCGTCGACGTGATGCTGCCCGCCGCCCACGGTCGGGGGGCGCAGGCGCCGGCGGACACGAACCTCGTCGACGTCCGCGACGCGGCCGCGCTGGCCCCGCTGCTCGACGGCGTGGACATCGTCTGTCATCAGGCCGCCGTCGTCGGCGCGGGGGTCAACGCGGCCGACGCCCCGTCGTACGGCAGCCACAACGATTACGGCACCACCGTGCTGCTCGCCGAGATGTTCGCCGCGGGCATCGACAAGCTGGTGCTGGCGTCGTCGATGGTGGTGTACGGCCAGGGCCGCTTCGACTGCCCCGATCACGGCCCCGTCGATCCGCTGCCACGCACCCGCGCCGACCTCGACGCCGGCGTGTTCGAGCACCGCTGCCCGGCGTGTGGCGCGCAGCTGCAGTGGCGCCTGGTCGGCGAGGACGAGCCGCTACGGCCCCGAAGCCTGTACGCGGCAAGCAAAGTCGCGCAGGAGCACTACGCGCTGGCGTGGGCCGAGGCGACGGGCGGCTCGGTGGTGGCGCTGCGGTACCACAACGTCTACGGCCCCCACATGCCCCGCGACACCCCGTACAGCGGGGTCGCGGCGATCTTCCGCTCCGAACTCGAGAACGGCGACGTGCCGAGGGTTTTCGAGGACGGCGGGCAGATGCGCGACTTCGTCCACGTCGACGACGTCGCGGCCGCCAACCTGGCCGCGGTCGAGTCATCCCTGCCGGGGTTCGAGGCCTTCAACGTCTGCTCGGGTCGGCCGATCTCGATCATCGAGGTGGCCACCGAGTTGTGCGAGATCCGCGGCGCCGCTCCGCCCGTGGTCACCGGTCAGTACCGCAGTGGCGACGTGCGCCACATCGTCGCGGCACCGCACCGGGCCGCCGAACGGCTGGGCTTCCGTGCGGCGGTGGATCCGCGGGACGGACTGCGCGAGTTCGCCTTCGCGCCGTTGCGGGCGTGA
- a CDS encoding S-methyl-5'-thioadenosine phosphorylase, whose product MLGVIGGSGFYSFFGPDARSVNLDTPYGLPSAPITVGTVGEHEVAFLPRHGVDHQYSPHTVPYRANMWALRALGVRRIFGPCAVGSLVPELGPGSMVVPDQLVDRTRGRDDTYFDSGGIHVGFADPYCPSLRAAATGLPGVVDGGTMVVIQGPRFSTRAESKWFASQGFTLVNMTGYPEAVLARELEMCYAAIALVTDLDAGIETGQGVTTVDVFAEFQRNLVPFKKLVHEAIDQVDVERACTHCLPHEGVTLPIELP is encoded by the coding sequence ATGCTCGGTGTGATCGGTGGTAGCGGCTTCTATTCGTTCTTCGGTCCCGACGCGCGCAGCGTCAACCTCGACACGCCTTACGGCCTTCCGAGCGCACCGATCACGGTCGGCACCGTCGGCGAGCACGAGGTGGCGTTCCTGCCCCGGCACGGCGTCGACCACCAGTACTCCCCGCACACGGTGCCGTACCGCGCGAACATGTGGGCGCTGCGCGCGCTCGGGGTGCGCCGGATCTTCGGCCCGTGCGCGGTCGGCAGCCTCGTGCCCGAACTCGGCCCGGGCTCGATGGTGGTCCCCGATCAACTCGTGGACCGCACCCGCGGCCGCGACGACACCTATTTCGACTCCGGCGGCATCCACGTCGGTTTCGCCGATCCGTACTGCCCGTCGCTGCGCGCGGCGGCCACCGGCCTGCCGGGTGTCGTGGACGGTGGCACGATGGTGGTGATCCAGGGGCCGCGGTTCTCCACCCGCGCGGAGAGCAAGTGGTTCGCGAGCCAGGGCTTCACGCTGGTCAACATGACCGGCTACCCGGAGGCGGTGCTCGCCCGGGAGCTCGAGATGTGTTACGCCGCAATCGCTCTGGTGACCGACCTGGATGCCGGTATCGAGACCGGGCAGGGGGTGACGACGGTCGACGTCTTCGCGGAGTTCCAGCGCAACCTCGTGCCGTTCAAGAAACTGGTCCACGAGGCGATCGACCAGGTGGACGTGGAGCGGGCGTGCACGCACTGCCTGCCCCACGAGGGAGTGACACTGCCGATCGAGTTGCCATGA
- a CDS encoding 1,4-dihydroxy-2-naphthoate polyprenyltransferase: MASFAEWLEGARPRTLPNAVSPVIAGTGAAAWLDGAVWWKALLAFVVAVALIIGVNYANDYSDGIRGTDDVRAGPLRLVGSKLASPRAVLTAAVVSLTVGAVAGLALALASAPWLIAVGAVCIAGAWLYTGGSKPYGYIGLGEVAVFVFFGLVAVLGTQYTQAMRVDWVGLALAIAMGALSSAVLVANNLRDIPTDRESGKITLAVRLGDARTRLLYQALLLTAFVLTLVLALATPWCAVGLVALPLAVRAARPVRGGLGGKDLIPVLRDTGLTMLVWAVAVALALAFG; encoded by the coding sequence GTGGCAAGTTTCGCCGAATGGCTGGAGGGCGCCCGCCCCCGCACGCTGCCCAACGCCGTCTCACCGGTGATCGCCGGCACCGGGGCGGCGGCCTGGCTGGACGGGGCGGTGTGGTGGAAGGCGCTGCTGGCGTTCGTCGTCGCCGTCGCGCTGATCATCGGGGTGAACTACGCCAACGACTACTCCGACGGCATCCGAGGCACCGACGACGTACGCGCCGGGCCGCTGCGGTTGGTGGGGTCGAAGCTGGCCTCACCGCGCGCGGTGCTGACCGCGGCGGTGGTGAGCCTGACCGTCGGCGCGGTCGCCGGCCTGGCGCTCGCGCTGGCCAGTGCGCCGTGGCTGATCGCCGTCGGCGCCGTCTGCATCGCGGGCGCGTGGCTCTACACCGGCGGCTCGAAGCCCTACGGATATATCGGGCTGGGCGAGGTCGCGGTGTTCGTGTTCTTCGGTCTGGTGGCGGTCCTCGGCACGCAGTACACCCAGGCCATGCGCGTCGACTGGGTCGGGCTCGCGCTGGCCATCGCGATGGGCGCGCTGTCCTCGGCGGTGCTGGTCGCCAACAACCTGCGCGACATCCCCACCGACCGCGAATCCGGCAAGATCACGCTGGCCGTGCGGCTCGGTGACGCCCGCACCCGGCTGCTCTACCAGGCGCTGCTGCTGACCGCGTTCGTGCTCACGCTGGTGCTGGCGCTCGCGACGCCGTGGTGCGCGGTCGGTCTGGTCGCCCTCCCGCTGGCCGTGCGGGCCGCGCGGCCCGTGCGGGGCGGCCTCGGCGGCAAAGACCTCATCCCCGTGCTGCGCGACACCGGGCTCACGATGCTCGTGTGGGCGGTGGCCGTCGCGCTCGCGCTCGCCTTCGGTTAG
- a CDS encoding ester cyclase, translating into MMTHKDLYEQWINRLWAGEPVAAELVAEDFVGHWPGREVHGPAQLQAIIDETHAMLSDLTFEIEVGPLVDGDLVAGRWVGSGTSEQGPMRFTGNDILRVADGRFVEYWTGTSTG; encoded by the coding sequence ATCATGACTCACAAGGATCTCTACGAACAGTGGATCAATCGCCTGTGGGCCGGAGAGCCCGTCGCCGCCGAGCTGGTGGCCGAGGACTTCGTCGGGCACTGGCCCGGCCGGGAGGTGCACGGGCCCGCGCAGTTGCAGGCGATCATCGACGAGACCCATGCGATGCTGTCGGACCTGACGTTCGAGATCGAGGTCGGACCGCTGGTCGACGGCGATCTGGTGGCCGGGCGCTGGGTCGGCAGCGGCACCAGCGAGCAGGGGCCGATGCGGTTCACCGGCAACGACATCCTGCGCGTGGCCGACGGCCGGTTCGTCGAGTACTGGACGGGCACGTCGACGGGCTGA